The Solanum lycopersicum chromosome 8, SLM_r2.1 DNA segment TGATTTGGCCAAGTTGTCTATCTCTCTTGGAACTCAATTTGGAGAAAACATAGACAATCCTCCTAACTAAACAGCCATGCCAAACAATCCTCCAATCCATATATCCCCACCTGAACCCACTCGTCCAAATACCTTTCCATCACCCCACGCCCAAAATACCCAAGTTCCATTTCACCACTATTACCAACATACCAAACCAACCTTCCCAGAAACAACCCCACACGCAAATATCTCGTATACTCTTGGGAACAACAATCCCAATCCCATATACGTTGAAACTGCCCCTCTAACCCGTGACCTCCATGAATCAGAGTCCCATAAAAAAGACATCCTAATAAAAACCCTGACTGAGAGATTAGACAACTTGACCAACAGGATACAGCATGTTGAAGGAAACAAGAAGTTGGGAGGATTTAGCTATGAGGATCAGTGCATGCATCCTGATGTAGAACTGCCCGAGGGGTACAAGCTCCCAAAATTTGAGACGTTCAATGGCATTGGGGATCCCAAAGCCCACCTACGAATGTATTGTGACAAACTTGTAGGGGTGGGGAAAGATGAGAGGATACTCATGAAGTTGTTCATGAGGAGTCTTACTGGGGAGGCCCTATCATGGTACATTGAGCAAGACTCGCGGAAATGGATAAAATGAGTTGATATGGCAACTGACTTCATGAATAGGTTTGgttttaatattgaaaatgcACCTGATTGGTTTTACATTCAAAATGTGAAGAAGAAACCAAGTGAATCCTTCAAAGAATATGCCATAAGATGGAGGTCTGAGGCGGCTAGGGCCAGACCCCCTATGGAAGAATCTCAAATGAAAGACTATTTCATCCGTGCCCAAGAACCACAATACTATGACCGAATGATGCTGGTGGCTGAAAAGAGTTTCGCTAAAATCATCAAACTAGGGCGAAATAATTGAAGAAGGCATAAAGAATGGGACTATCATCAACATGGAGGCTTTACAAGCAACCAACAAGGCTCTGCAATCTGGTGGAATGACAGAGAGTCGAAAGAAAACAGGTTCTGTAATGATGGCTCATGGAACTAGGACCCCTTTGAGGCACAAGACAATAAACCCACCACCATCCCCATACCGTCACACCCCATACCCTCAACATCCCTCAGCTCCACCCCCTATATCTCCCCAACCCATGCCAATATATTACCAAACGCTCCTCCTCAATACTTGCATGCCTCATATCCCGTCTATAATGTTCAACCAACAAACTTCCAAACTGCACCACCTACTCAAACACCAAATTACCAAAACATACCTTCCTATGAAAGAAGACCTACAAAAACCTATACCCCTTTGGCTGAACCCATAGCACAACTTTATGAGAGACTGAAACAGGCTGGGTACGTCTCTCCAATTCCTGCATTACCTGTGGATGTTCGCGCGAAATGGTACGACCCTAACAAGGTCTGCGCTTACCATTTTGGGATGAAGGGCCACACCACCGAAGTTTGTAGAGCCCTAAAGGATAAGGTTCAAATGTTGATTGATACAAAAACCATCCAACTCAAGGATCCTACACCGAATGTTGCAAATAATCCTCTCCCTAACCATCAAGTCAACATGGTGGAAGCTGGTGATGTCTGGGATTGGGAAGAATCTATTTGGGCCGTCGAAACAGAATAAGCCATGTCTACCACTGCCCAAGCACCACTAATAGTGCAAGGACTCGCCCCATTTGAAGTAGAAGTTGTTGCACCTAGACCACCATTCACTGTCTATAAGGCATCCTCCCCAATACAATGTGATACATATGCTGTACCTTGGGAttacaacaaaaaagaaatgaatgtgGAAGAGACAGATGTTGCAACAGGGGTCACCAGATCTGGAAGAATTTACACTTCTGAAAATTTGGTTCAGGGAAGCTCTAGCAAATCCAAAGCACCAGTCGTAGAGCTTGAGGATCAAAGTATTTGGAAAAAGGTTAAAGCTAAAGAATACTCTGTCATTGAGTAGCTGAGTAAAACCCCTTCCCAAATATCAATTCTGGAGTTACTGCAATCTTCTGAAAATCATCTAGATGCCCTTCTGAAGATCCTTGGTGAAGCTTATGTCCCATCTAACATCACTCATAGAGAGGTATCCCAAATGGTGGGGCAGGTCTTTGAGGCTTACAAAATATCTTTTCACAAAGATGAGCTGCCAATCGAAGGAACAACTCACAATAAAGCTCTGTACATTTCGGTTCAGTATCAGGATAAGGTGATAAACAAAGCATTGGTTGATACAGGTTCAGGTTTAAACATTTGCCCTCTGAGCACACTGACGAGGCTAGGTATGGATAGTGCAAAAATTTAGACATGGAAGATGAATGTGAGGGCATTTGACTGCTCTCAGAGAGGCACTATTGGGGAGATAACCTTGGACATGCTCATTGGTCCTGTCACTTTCCCCatagctttccaaattttggaCATCCCTTCATCGTACAACTTATTGTTGGGTCGTCCATGGATTCATATGGATGGAGCGGTTCCATCTACTCTTCACCAATGCCTAAAGTTTGAATGGGATTACGAAGAGGTTGTAGTCCATGGGGAAAAGGGGCATCCTGTATACACGATTGAAGGAAGAGAGAATATGGATGGTGAAATGTACCATACAGTGGAGCTTGTTGGTAATATTGAGTTGCAACCTTGGTTCAGCCAAAAAATCATAGATATGATGGCTTGTTTCGGTTTCGAGCTTGGGAAAGGTTTGAGGGCTGAATTACAAGGGATAGTCGAACCTATACAGCCTGTTCGACATTCCACCACTTTTGGTTTGGGGTATAAGTACACCACCGAAGAATGGCTCGATTGGCAACCACCTAGAGATGGGTACTACTATCCATTGAAGAAACCCATACTGCCATTGTATCAATCATTTCGATCAGCATGTTTCATGGGAGGCAGTATTGATGATATCTCAGACGACTTGAAGGGGTTATCGCTAACCAAAAAAGAGGGAAGATTTGCAACGTCGTGATCAACGAGGAGGAGAAAGGGGGCCCTAGTGGAAGCAAGGATCAGCGTCAGCAACTGGACCTCGACTCCATCCAGACCTCGTCGAGCATCTGGGTAGCCTTGGAAGATGTTTTTCTATCaagttttaattcaaataaaagagtTTTTAATAAACGTTTTAATTCCCATCCCCTGTATTGCTTTCGAATGAGgacttatgaaattttcaaatctttatGAATAAAGTTCTTTTCCCCATTTTTTgtcttatatttaatttttgctttttttttctcaccagcaaaattcattataaaaatgtCGAATCTGAGACTATGGCATACAATGAGACTGCTCAATTTAACATTAATGACTTTGAAGAAGTCGAAGACAGTGAGGTTTCCGAGGAGTTAATCAAAAGGGTTGAGGAATTCGAGGAAAAACCCAATCCAAACTTGGTAGAGACAGAAGTGGTGAATTTGGGAAATGCAGAGGTGATACAAGAAACCCGAGTAAGCATACATATAACAAAAGAAGACAAGAAAGAGTATACCGAGTTTCTCATAGAGAATAAGGATATTTTCGTGTGGTCCTATGCAGACATGACAGGGATAAGTACTTTAATCGTAGCCCATCGACTGCCTACTGGTCCAGCATGTCCTCCGGTAAAACAGAAGCTGAGAAAATACAAGCCCGAGATGAGTctgaaaatcaaagaagaagtatcAAAGCGATTAGATGCTGGGATACTCCAAGTGACGGAATACCCAACTTGGCTTGCAAATGTCGTTCCACTGCCCAAGAAAGACGGCAAGGTTAGAGTTTGCGTGGATTACCGAGATCTCAATAAAGCTAGCCCTAAAGATAACTTTCCCTTACCAAACATACACATACTGATTGACAATTGTGCTAAGCACGAAACTcagtcatttgtggatttcTTTGCCGGCTATCATCAAATTGAGATGCACAAAGACGACACTGAGAAAACTCCCTTCATCACGCCGTGGGGAGTCTATAACTACAAGGTGATGCCTTTTGGATTAAAGAATGTTGGGGCTACGTACATGAGAGCAATGACTACTTTGTTTCATGACATGATCCATAAGGAAATtgaagtttatgtggatgatgtcaTCATCAAATCAAAGGAAAGTTCAAATCATCTGGAGGATTTACGGAAATTCTTTGCCAGGCTACGCAAGTACAATCTGAAACTGAATCCGGCAAAATGTGTCTTTGGTGTGCCTGCTGGAAAGCTTTTAGGTTTCACTGTCAGTCGTCGAGGTATAGAATTGGACCCATCAAAGATCAAAGCCATTCGTGATCTTCCCCCaccaaagagcaagaaggaggTAATGATTTTCTTAGGGTGACTTAACTACATCAGTCGTTTCATTGCTCAGTCTACTGTCATCTGTGAACCTATCTTCAAGCTGTTAAAAAAGGATGCTGCAGTGAAATGGACAAGTGAATGTCAGCAGGTATTTGACAAGATCAAAGACTATCTATCCAATCCTCCTGTATTGGTTCCGCCAGAGTCAGGTAGACCATTACTTTTGTATATTTCAACATTGGATAATGCTTTTAGTTGCATCTTGGGACAACACAATGAAATAGGGAGGAAGGAGCAGACAATATATTATATGAGCAAGAAGTTCACATCGTGCGAAGCCCGATACTCTCTATTAGAGCGTACCTGTTGTGATCTAACATGGGTTGCCCAAAAGTTATGACATTACCTCTCATCGCATACTCCTTATCTGATTTCAAGGATGGATCCTTTGAAGTATATCTTTCAAAAGCCCATGCCCACAGTAAATTGGCAAAATGGCAGATATTATTGAGCGAGTTTGACATAGTGTATGTCACGCAAAAAGCAGTGAAAGCACAGGCGTTAGCAGACCACATGGCAGAGAATCCCGTGTACGATAATTACAGGCTGTTGAAGACCTACTTCCCAGATGAAGAGATGGCTTTTGTGGGAGAGGACATTTCTGAAGAATATGATGGATGGAGAATGTTCTTTGATGGAGCTAAAAATCTGAATGGATGCGGCATCGGGGCTGTTTTGATCTCACCCATTGGGCAATATTATCAAGTATCAGCAAAACTCAGATTCTTTTGCTCAAATAATATGGCCAAATACGAAGCCTGCATAGTAGGTCTCCGACGGGCAATCGACTTGGATGTCCAGGAAATGCTAATAATAGGGGATTCAGACCTATTGATCCATCAGGTTCGAGGTGATTGGGCAACAAAAAATCGAAAGTTGTTACCATATTTGGAGTGCGTGCATAGGGTATGTAAAAGGTTTGTCAAAACAGAATTTAGACATGTACCAAGGGTCCAAAATAAATTCGCAGACGCCTTAGCCACTCTGTCTTCTATGATTCGACACCCTGATCACATTTACATCGATcctattcacattcatatacatGAACAACCAACTTATTGtttccatgttgaggaagagcCTGATGGAAAGCCCTGGTACGACGACATTAGAGGATATTTGAAGAGTGGTGAATACCCAAAAGATGCAACAACTGTACAAAAGCGTACAATTCGAAGGTTAGCAACCCAATTCTTTTTAAGTGGGGAAATCCTCTATAGGAGAACTCCCGATTTGGGACTGCTAAGATGCGTCGAAGCAAGAGAGGCTCGCAGGCTGGTCAAAGAGATACATGCAGGCACCTGTGGCCCTCACATGAATGGTTTTACATTGGCAAAGAAGATTCTGAGATCAGGATATTATTGGCTAACTATGGAGACAGACTGCATTCGCTACGTCCAGAAATGTCATCAATGTCAGACTGACGCAGATATGACTCGAGTACCTCCCAACGAACTCCATGTCACTAGTTCACCTTGGCCGTTCGCAACATGGGGCATGGATGTCATTGGTCCAATCGAGCCAACAGCATCCAACGGGCACAGATTCATTCTTGTCGCAATTGactatttcaccaagtgggttgAGGCCACCTCCCATAAATCAGTGACAAAGAAAGTTGTGGATGACTTTGTCAAAAACAACATTATTTGTAGGTTTGGAATTCCTGAGTCAATCATCATCGACAACGGCACCAACCTAAACAGTGACCTGATGAGATCAATGTGTGAGAAGTTCAAGATCAGTCATCGAAACTCTACAGCATACAGGCCACAGATGAATGGGGCTGTCGAGGCAGcaaacaaaaacatcaaaaggaTATTGCGCAAGATGATCGATAATCACAAACAGTGGCAGGAAAAGCTACCTTTCGCATTGCTGGGGTATCGTACCACAATCAGAACTTCCACAGGGGCCACACCTTACTTCTTAGTATACGGCACTGAAGCTGTGATACCCGCCGAAGTAGAGATACCTTCCCtaaggatcatccaagaagcaaAGTGAGTGATGCTGATTGGATACAAGGTCGGGCAGAGAATTTGGAATTAATAGATGGAAGAAGAATTAACGCCATTTGTCATGGTCAGCTCTATCAGAATAGAATGGCCAAAGCTTTCAACAAGAAGGTTAAACCCAGACATTTCTCACCTGGGCAACTTGTTTTAAAGCGGATTTTTACAAATCAAGACGAGGCAAAGGGTAAATTTTCACCAAATTGGCAAGGTCCGTACATAGTCTCTCGAGTACTGACAGGCGGAGCCCTCATACTTGCAGAAATGGATGGAGAAGTTTGGCCAAAACATATCAACTCAGAGTCTGTGAAAAAGTATTACATCTAGAGATTGATTCATGCTTTTTGTAATTTGGAACTACATCAGACCTGATTCCCGTTTAAgaggggatacgtaggcgcGTCTATGGGGTTcgatattattataaataaacttTCATTTCCCCCTTTTCTATTGATAATTGGGGCAGAATTTTttagaggatctcaaaaattccatcaagaTTTCTCCTGGCACATCTTCATACTGGGCAGAAATTTCGAGTAAActcaaaatttcacaaaaaatttctTCTCAACAAGCAGTTAGCTTACAACGAAGATTAAATGATAGCTCCACTTTTGAGTCAGACGTTGTAAAGTCTCAACCTATGCCATGGTCAAAGATTTGACATCAgcttttattaaatgataatttcaaaatctttcaaagttttttattttattattattattattttttctttcctttcccTCTTTTTACGAAAAAAAAAAGACGCTCGAAGAGGTGTGGATGGCAAGCCAAAGGAGCACGCTGCGTCAAATCATGGATACAGATCAACTTCCCCCCTTTAAACTAACTATTTTCCTTTGAATGTAGAAAATACAGGTACATATACAAAGTCAACTGCAACAATCAATATCACCACATTTGAGCCCGACATATGATACTCGATCCTTCCAATAAGGCGGACGCCCAAGCTACTGTATGCCCTCAAGCAACTGTTGTGCTGACAAATTACATTATGCTCGATATTGCATCATTTGCACCTACGCCTGATATCACACTACGCTCAAAGAATACATCATCacatatgcccaatattgactTATGCTCGAAGAATTGCATTACTGTATGTGCCCGATATTACATTGTGCCCGAAGAAGtgcatcattgcattgtgctcgatattgcatgtgcccgaagaaatgcatcattgcatgtgctcgatattgcatgtgctcgaagaaatgcatcatcgcATTGTGCCCGAGACTGTATTGCGCCCGAAGTTTGCATAAGCTCAAGATTGCATCGTGCTCGAAGTTTACATGCGCCCGAATCAAATCAAGTCACAAGAGTATTAACAGATGTCAAAAACTGATACGctctctttactcattatttataTTCCAAAGGCGTCATTCTCCAAAGGCATCATCTTTCATGGACTGCGGACTTCATGTCATAGCCTGAGGACTTATTTTATGCATATCATGTTCCTAAGTCATCATACTCTAAAGGCATCATCCTCATGGCCTGCGGACATCATATCATGGCCTA contains these protein-coding regions:
- the LOC138338005 gene encoding uncharacterized protein is translated as MGCPKVMTLPLIAYSLSDFKDGSFEVYLSKAHAHSKLAKWQILLSEFDIVYVTQKAVKAQALADHMAENPVYDNYRLLKTYFPDEEMAFVGEDISEEYDGWRMFFDGAKNLNGCGIGAVLISPIGQYYQVSAKLRFFCSNNMAKYEACIVGLRRAIDLDVQEMLIIGDSDLLIHQVRGDWATKNRKLLPYLECVHRVCKRFVKTEFRHVPRVQNKFADALATLSSMIRHPDHIYIDPIHIHIHEQPTYCFHVEEEPDGKPWYDDIRGYLKSGEYPKDATTVQKRTIRRLATQFFLSGEILYRRTPDLGLLRCVEAREARRLVKEIHAGTCGPHMNGFTLAKKILRSGYYWLTMETDCIRYVQKCHQCQTDADMTRVPPNELHVTSSPWPFATWGMDVIGPIEPTASNGHRFILVAIDYFTKWVEATSHKSVTKKVVDDFVKNNIICRFGIPESIIIDNGTNLNSDLMRSMCEKFKISHRNSTAYRPQMNGAVEAANKNIKRILRKMIDNHKQWQEKLPFALLGYRTTIRTSTGATPYFLVYGTEAVIPAEVEIPSLRIIQEAK